Proteins encoded within one genomic window of Aspergillus nidulans FGSC A4 chromosome VII:
- a CDS encoding uncharacterized protein (transcript_id=CADANIAT00008004) encodes MAQRSDVAVHGRKRPAEEELDDQPLTKKFGRLQIEQELAETEILDGAFTILPGIEDRLSLTNILVANDSKRPCTDVVLYREPESLSIPKDKDQVRRALIETRERARLSQQKLRSSPGQEKNDAACTDQNLTHKEECQQRANSDDDDAMDIDVDGY; translated from the exons ATGGCGCAACGGTCTGATGTTGCGGTTCACGGAAGAAAACGCCCCGCCGAGGAGGAACTTGATGATCAACCTCTAACAAAAAAGTTTGGTCGCCTACAGATAG AGCAGGAACTGGCCGAAACCGAAATTCTTGATGGTGCCTTCACAATCCTACCAGGAATAGAGGATAGGCTGTCCTTGACAAACATACTGGTGGCAAATGATAGCAAGCGCCCGTGCACTGATGTGGTGCTCTACAGAGAACCGGAATCGCTTTCTATTCCCAAGGATAAGGATCAGGTGCGACGAGCTTTGATagaaacaagagaaaggGCCAGGTTGAGTCAGCAGAAGCTTCGGAGCAGCCCAGGACAAGAGAAAAATGACGCGGCGTGTACTGACCAAAACTTGACGCACAAAGAGGAATGTCAGCAGAGGGCCAACTCAGATGACGACGATGCAATGGATATTGATGTAGATGGTTACTAG
- a CDS encoding alanine--tRNA ligase (transcript_id=CADANIAT00008005) yields MASNLQSQPKWTSKLVRDTFLQYFQGKGHTFVASSPVAPLSDPTLLFTNAGMNQFKSIFLGTVNPNSDFAQLKSAVNSQKCIRAGGKHNDLDDVGKDSYHHTFFEMLGNWSFGDYFKKEAIQYSWELLTQVYGLDPGRLYVTYFEGNKEGGLQPDLEAKALWKAVGVPEDHILPGNMKDNFWEMGDQGPCGPCSEIHYDRIGGRNAASLVNQDDPNVLEIWNNVFIQYNRENDGSLRSLPNKHVDTGMGFERLVSVLQDKSSNYDTDVFGPIFQTIQVITGAREYQGRFGTDDSDGIDTAYRVVADHVRTLMFAISDGVVPNNEGRGYVIRRVLRRGARYARKYFNVEIGSFFSKIVPTVVEQLGDMFPELKQKQQDVIEILNEEEISFAKTLDRGERQFEQYAQQAKTAGDHKLHGADVWRLYDTFGFPVDLTRIMAEERGLEIDDRQFEEARHKAKEASKGQKKTTTGSVKLDVHDLGKLEKMNGVPKTDDSAKFEIGNVTAQIKAIYHGKTFHSSTQNLDDSEQIGIILDRTNFYAEQGGQENDTGRIVIDGQAELEVVDVQQYAGYVLHTGYMKYGSFKVDDTVICEYDELRRWPIRNNHTGTHILNFALRGVLGDGIEQKGSLVSAEKLRFDFSHKSPVTDVELVKIEDLSTQYIRRNCLVYSKEVPLSIARNIAGVRAVFGETYPDPVRVVSVGAELDEILKNVEDPRWADFSIEFCGGTHVQKTGDIKDLVILEESGIAKGIRRIIAVTGEDAHEVQRLAEEFEKRLNHLEAMPSGSAKEQNAKQIQVELNQLSISAVQKSRFRERFTQINKKIIDEQKAQQKLESKKAVESITSYFAAPENANKSWLIAKLPISANAKAVSECLTYVKTKLADKMVYVLASSLEDGRVAHGCYVPKAISDQGASASEWSSAVSRAVGGKAGGKGPTSIGNGINPEKVDDAVDLASEYLSKFKL; encoded by the exons ATGGCTTCAAACTTGCAAAGCCAGCCAAAATGGACCTCGAAACTCGTCCGCGACACTTTTCTCCAATATTTTCAAGGGAAAGGCCATACATTCG TTGCTTCGTCCCCTGTCGCGCCTTTGTCTGATCCTACGCTGCTTTTCACAAATGCAGGCATGAATCAATTCAAGTCAATTTTCCTGGGTACCGTGAATCCAAATTCAGACTTCGCACAATTGAAGAGCGCAGTCAATTCACAAAAG TGCATTCGTGCAGGTGGAAAACATAAT GACTTGGATGATGTTGGGAAAGATAGCTACCATCAT ACCTTTTTTGAAATGCTCGGTAACTGGAGCTTTGGGGACTATTTCAAAAAGGAGGCCATTCAATATTCCTGGGAATTGCTGACACAGGTGTATGGCTTGGATCCCGGTCGATTATACGTAACTTACTTTGAGGGAAATAAAGAAGGTGGCTTACAGCCCGATTTGGAAGCCAAAGCGCTTTGGAAGGCCGTCGGTGTTCCAGAAGACCATATTTTGCCTGGAAACATGAAGGACAATTTCTGGGAGATGGGCGACCAAGGTCCATGTGGTCCTTGCAGTGAAATCCACTATGATCGCATTGGCGGGCGCaatgctgcttctcttgtgAATCAGGATGATCCAAATGTTCTAGAGATCTGGAACAACGTTTTCATCCAATATAATCGCGAGAACGATGGATCGCTGCGTTCTTTGCCAAACAAGCACGTGGACACTGGAATGGGTTTTGAGCGTCTTGTATCTGTGCTGCAGGACAAATCCTCAAACTATGACACTGACGTTTTCGGTCCCATCTTCCAGACCATTCAAGTTATTACTGGAGCACGGGAATATCAGGGCCGATTTGGAACTGACGATTCGGATGGAATTGACACCGCCTATCGTGTGGTCGCCGACCATGTCCGAACCCTGATGTTTGCGATCTCTGATGGCGTTGTGCCAAACAATGAGGGCCGCGGCTATGTTATTCGACGTGTATTGCGCAGGGGTGCACGTTACGCACGAAAATACTTCAATGTCGAAATTGGGAGCTTCTTTTCCAAAATCGTTCCCACTGTTGTGGAGCAGCTCGGCGACATGTTTCCTGAGTTGAAACAAAAGCAACAGGATGTCATAGAGATATtgaacgaggaagaaatatCTTTCGCGAAAACGTTGGATCGCGGGGAACGCCAGTTCGAACAGTATGCTCAGCAGGCCAAGACTGCGGGTGACCACAAATTACATGGAGCAGATGTTTGGAGGCTCTATGATACTTTCGGTTTTCCGGTCGATTTAACGCGCATcatggctgaagagcgtgGTCTCGAGATAGACGATCGTCAGTTCGAAGAAGCACGCCACAAAGCTAAagaagccagcaaaggcCAGAAGAAAACAACGACTGGAAGCGTTAAATTGGACGTTCATGATTTGGGAAAACTTGAGAAGATGAACGGTGTGCCAAAAACTGATGACAGTGCCAAGTTTGAAATAGGAAACGTCACCGCTCAGATCAAGGCTATATACCACGGAAAAACCTTCCATTCATCTACTCAAAACTTAGATGATTCGGAACAAATTGGTATTATCCTTGACCGCACGAACTTCTACGCCGAGCAGGGTGGGCAAGAAAATGACACTGGACGAATCGTTATCGACGGACAGGCTGAGCTCGAAGTTGTCGATGTCCAACAGTATGCTGGTTACGTCCTACACACAGGTTATATGAAATATGGCTCCTTCAAGGTCGATGACACGGTCATCTGTGAGTACGATGAGCTTCGACGGTGGCCTATCAGGAACAACCATACCGGAACCCACATACTAAACTTCGCACTGAGGGGGGTCTTAGGGGACGGCATTGAGCAGAAGGGCTCTCTGGTCTCTGCGGAAAAATTGAGGTTTGATTTTTCCCACAAGTCACCTGTTACGGATGTGGAATTGGTAAAAATCGAGGATTTGTCAACCCAATATATCCGACGCAATTGCTTGGTGTATTCCAAGGAGGTCCCTCTTTCAATAGCCCGAAATATTGCGGGGGTGAGAGCCGTTTTTGGCGAGACCTACCCTGACCCCGTCCGTGTTGTTTCCGTTGGTGCTGAATTAGACGAAATATTGAAGAACGTCGAAGATCCGCGTTGGGCGGACTTTAGCATTGAGTTCTGTGGTGGAACTCATGTGCAAAAGACAGGAGACATCAAGGATCTGGTCATATTGGAAGAAAGTGGAATTGCGAAAGGAATTCGGCGAATAATTGCTGTTACTGGTGAAGATGCCCACGAAGTGCAGCGCCTAGCGGAGGAATTTGAGAAGCGACTCAACCACCTCGAGGCAATGCCCTCGGGCTCGGCTAAAGAGCAGAATGCGAAGCAGATACAGGTCGAGCTGAACCAGCTGTCAATATCCGCTGTGCAGAAATCAAGATTCCGCGAACGGTTCACGCAAATCAACAAAAAGATCATCGACGAGCAAAAGGCCCAACAGAAGCTCGAGTCCAAGAAGGCTGTCGAGAGTATTACCTCGTATTTCGCGGCCCCAGAAAATGCCAATAAGTCATGGCTCATTGCAAAGCTTCCAATATCGGCAAATGCAAAGGCCGTTAGTGAATGCTTGACTTACGTGAAAACGAAACTCGCGGACAAAATGGTCTATGTTCTTGCCTCTAGTCTTGAAGATGGTCGTGTAGCTCATGGATGCTACGTCCCTAAA GCAATTAGCGACCAGGGTGCGTCTGCTAGCGAATGGTCCAGTGCCGTTTCTAGAGCGGTTGGTGGCAAGGCAGGGGGCAAAGGCCCTACGTCGATTGGCAACGGTATCAATCCCGAGAAGGTTGATGACGCGGTAGACTTGGCTTCGGAATACCTCAGCAAGTTCAAGTTATAG
- the cyp3 gene encoding peptidylprolyl isomerase cyp4 (transcript_id=CADANIAT00008006): MSNTGSAVPQTTSSNPIVFFDVALGGEPLGRLKLELFADVTPRTAENFRQFCTGESKNQQGRPQGYKGSKFHRVIKDFMIQGGDFVNGDGTGSCTIYGTPKFSDENFTLRHDRPGLLSMAVSMPIFLSGISDS, encoded by the exons ATGAGTAACACAGGCAGCGCTGTGCCGCAGACTACTAGTAGCAATCCAATTGTGTTTTTCGATGTCGCTCTCGGTG GTGAGCCACTGGGCCGTCTGAAGTTGGAACTTTTCGCAGATGTGACGCCACGGACAGCTGAAAATTTCCGTCAGTTCTGCACCGGAGAGAGCAAGAACCAGCAAGGCCGGCCTCAGGGCTACAAAGGAAGTAAATTCCATAGAGTA ATTAAGGACTTCATGATCCAAGGAGGTGATTTCGTCAATGGTGACGGCACAGGTTCATGTACCATATATGGCACTCCGAAGTTCTCAGATGAGAATTTTACTCTCCGGCATGATCGTCCAGGTCTGCTAAGTATGGCTGTAAGCATGCCTATATTTCTATCGGGGATCAGCGACAGTTAA
- a CDS encoding E3 ubiquitin-protein ligase RNF103 (transcript_id=CADANIAT00008007), with product MSSTTSSSPAPTDNGSGDNGGSSPTSSPLLFFVALGFGVVFTNLWIIVGVKYCFRYNQRNRQIRGGDNGEPIDLVAMPRTHRRRREKKLMTMDEVNERFPLTKYKVWRSSRANAGLSTAGGITAAHTENALDAEDDQQSLPEGATSLVTAPDAKSHQRLNSATSQQPTKPVDDGDMAPESEEKSIKGFSRTNNASPRVSSDRINPVVRDHDYHTVEDIIPTTVLTDLDTSPGDSCAICLDLIEDDDDIRGLSCGHAFHASCVDPWLTSRRASCPLCKADYYTPKPRPDASDLPSTSGRRAASPNHPQAVLIRGRVNPFRAQTLYGQASQSAPDTVSGTSRPIGHRLWAVRTTPTIEEGRSRNDTSIPRLSSWLSNFSNRFRVRNQDSTTVPGNSHLNAPRTPSQLEAGQTR from the exons ATGtcttcaacaacaagctCCTCGCCAGCGCCTACTGACAACGGCTCAGGTGATAACGGAGGCTCAAGTCCCACTAGCTCTCcacttcttttttttgttgctCTTGGTTTCGGGGTTGTCTTTACAAATTTGTG GATTATAGTTGGCGTGAAGTATTGCTTCCGGTATAACCAGCGCAATCGCCAAATCCGTGGCGGAGACAATGGAGAGCCAATAGACTTGGTCGCGATGCCGCGTACTcatcggagaagaagggaaaagaaattGATGACTATGGACGAAGTAAACGAACGGTTCCCGCTTACCAAGTATAAAGTGTGGAGATCATCACGGGCAAATGCTGGTCTCTCAACTGCTGGTGGTATAACGGCTGCCCATACTGAGAACGCTCTTGACGCCGAGGATGACCAACAGTCCCTTCCGGAGGGGGCTACATCCCTCGTGACTGCACCTGATGCTAAATCTCATCAGAGACTTAATTCAGCAACGTCGCAGCAGCCAACAAAACCTGTCGATGATGGTGACATGGCGCCAGAATCTGAAGAGAAGAGTATAAAGGGTTTCTCCCGGACGAATAATGCATCACCCAGAGTTAGCTCGGACCGAATTAATCCAGTAGTCAGAGACCATGATTATCATACCGTCGAGGATATCATACCCACCACCGTTCTTACGGATCTTGATACAAGCCCTGGAGATTCGTGCGCTATTTGTCTCGATCTtattgaagacgatgatgatatacGTGGTCTTTCTTGTGGCCACGCCTTTCACGCCTCATGTGTTGACCCATGGCTGACAAGTCGAAGAGCCTCCTGCCCGCTGTGCAAGGCAGATTATTATACACCCAAGCCTCGTCCTGACGCTTCCGACTTACCATCTACTTCTGGTCGTCGCGCCGCAAGCCCAAATCATCCCCAAGCTGTTTTGATCAGGGGCCGGGTTAACCCATTTCGAGCACAGACACTATATGGACAGGCCTCACAGAGTGCTCCAGACACCGTTTCCGGAACTTCTCGCCCAATAGGCCACAGATTATGGGCCGTACGGACCACTCCAACGATCGAAGAGGGTCGATCGAGAAATGATACCTCCATCCCGCGACTGTCGTCTTGGTTGTCTAACTTCAGCAACCGATTTAGAGTCAGAAATCAAGATTCTACGACGGTTCCTGGCAATTCACATCTAAATGCTCCGCGAACACCAAGccagctggaggctgggcAAACACGCTGA
- a CDS encoding DUF3844 domain-containing protein (transcript_id=CADANIAT00008008) produces MRSVFSFLTTIGAISVGATALEASVITFGSVTQKQGLKSPDISSATLLQLLELRTKSPTTSSLQSSDEENLEFLNRLAGPPTRLFGAPAADGGLDTLLVVLEGLTDEIGRSIQAEYQDELLITEFVTGSAEDTFLDYILEARLEGIVSPESKRCSLTSDSNEGFVMSCLPANFNLTLGSGFLGQITSGESWIDNRKELVVMHIAFKGSTAYINDLKAFLSGLRSLSLNGRRVTAVALPDLNASQKLSRTRRAPEHTALDTTFSWDRDERLMIADQHAQASLSLGPVCYASNSSCNDATDTCSGHGACYEKSGGCYACLCHDTYVKTASGTERKIRWGGSACQKRDISSPFFLIMGVTVAVLLAVISAIAMIFGIGNDELPGVISAGVGTVRAQK; encoded by the exons ATGCGGTCggtcttcagcttcttgaccACGATAGGCGCCATCTCTGTGGGAGCTACCGCTTTGGAAGCTTCTGTTATCACTTTTGGGTCAGTAACTCAAAAGCAGGGCCTGAAATCTCCAGATATATCAAGCGCCACTCTCCTACAGCTATTGGAGCTTCGGACCAAATCACCCACCACGTCATCTTTGCAGAGCTCGGATGAGGAAAATCTTGAGTTCTTGAACAGATTGGCAGGTCCGCCTACACGTTTGTTTGGTGCGCCCGCTGCGGATGGAGGATTAGATACACTCCTAGTCGTGCTAGAAGGTCTGACTGACGAAATTG GGAGGTCAATTCAGGCTGAATATCAAGATGAACTGCTAATCACTGAATTCGTCACGGGTTCTGCGGAAGATACTTTTCTCGATTACATTCTGGAGGCCAGGCTTGAAGGCATAGTCAGCCCGGAAAGCAAGCGCTGCTCACTCACCTCTGATAGCAATGAG GGTTTTGTCATGTCATGTCTTCCTGCCAACTTCAATTTAACCCTTGGTAGTGGGTTTCTCGGTCAAATCACTAGTGGCGAGTCTTGGATCGATAATCGCAAAGAACTTGTGGTTATGCATATCGCCTTCAAG GGCAGTACGGCTTACATAAACGATCTGAAAGCATTCTTGTCTGGTTTGCGTTCACTGTCACTAAATGGCAGGAGGGTGACTGCTGTCGCTCTGCCCGATCTAAACGCATCGCAGAAGCTGTCTCGTACGCGGCGGGCACCGGAACACACGGCGCTTGACACCACTTTTAGTTGGGATAGGGACGAGCGGCTCATGATAGCTGATCAACACGCACAAGCGTCGCTCTCCCTTGGCCCCGTTTGTTACGCGTCGAATTCTTCTTGCAATGATGCGACAGACACTTGCTCGGGACATGGTGCCTGCTACGAGAAATCCGGTGGCTGCTATGCTTGCCTTTGCCACGATACATATGTTAAGACCGCAAGTGGAACGGAGCGGAAGATACGATGGGGGGGCTCTGCTTGCCAGAAAAGGGATATTAGCAGCCCGTTCTTTCTCATCATGGGGGTCACTGTAGCAGTACTGTTGGCGGTCATTTCTGCTATTGCGATGATATTTGGTATAGGGAACGATGAATTACCAGGCGTTATCAGTGCTGGTGTGGGAACTGTTAGGGCACAGAAGTAG
- a CDS encoding uncharacterized protein (transcript_id=CADANIAT00008009), with translation MPPSRPLLYSHQSVLQIHPSRRYFSHGPNVRYVKVIKRPWSRGFIANILLCGIAAYFWSSFVPARKDNTSSNTASQTTVDSHSAPETTSRDRIEAVFIPTGWSHLEEGRLYAATDPEWKEFVKISQSPEKLQSLKGNLLSERACLSDSYMDFKTLDKLGGASQSESPSTHLQPSSILATLRWLPLPKLGPGSDLHDATQVFKKRIDECQRSDSRAYRQGIFFIRGPVGLKGSQGSCRIQVEGEYDPVASQWVSVSMHLNDLAFLSQKPLGRK, from the exons ATGCCGCCCTCAAGGCCACTCCTTTATAGTCATCAATCAGTGTTACAGATTCATCCGTCACGCCGCTACTTTTCGCATGGACCCAACGTTCGATATGTAAAGGTGATCAAACGACCTTGGTCCAG AGGCTTCATCGCAAATATATTGCTCTGTGGAATAGCTGCATATTTCTGGAGCTCATTTGTTCCGGCTCGAAAGGATAATACGTCCAGCAATACGGCCTCGCAGACAACTGTTGACAGTCATTCTGCACCTGAAACAACAAGCCGAGACCGTATAGAGGCTGTATTCATTCCAACTGGATGGTCACATCTGGAAGAAGGCAGATTATATGCAGCAACAGACCCTGAGTGGAAGGAGTTTGTCAAAATCTCCCAAAGCCCTGAAAAGCTTCAGTCGCTCAAAGGTAATCTAT TAAGTGAGCGGGCGTGCTTGTCAGACTCATATATGGACTTCAAGACCTTGGACAAGCTTGGTGGCGCGTCGCAATCCGAGTCGCCGAGCACGCATCTCCAGCCTTCATCCATTTTGGCTACATTGCGATGGCTACCTCTGCCAAAACTAGGCCCTGGTTCTGATCTACACGACGCGACGCAGGTTTTCAAGAAACGGATTGACGAGTGCCAGAGATCGGACTCACGTGCTTATCGTCAGGGAATATTCTTCATTCGTGGGCCTGTGGGCCTCAAGGGCTCGCAGGGTTCCTGCAGAATCCAAGTGGAGGGCGAATATGATCCAGTAGCCTCACAGTGGGTATCTGTTTCTATGCACCTCAACGATTTAGCGTTTCTAAGCCAAAAGCCTTTGGGTCGCAAATGA
- a CDS encoding cyclin-dependent protein kinase regulatory subunit CKS1 (transcript_id=CADANIAT00008010) has translation MDIDPSRRNKKPRPLLESERERLDEFIDSIHYSARYSDDQFEYRHVQLPKNMLKKIPADYFDSSKGTLKLLWEEEWRALGITQSLGWEHYEVHEPEPHILLFNVYTGVDSPDTEEEPSRRAAIQCTLECSRQFKTPCNEFDKWNMV, from the exons ATGGACATTGACCCAAGCCGGAGGAACAAGAAGCCTCGCCCTTTGTTGGAATCCGAGCGTGAGCGACTGGACGAGTTCATCGACTCTATCCATTATTCAGCAAG ATACTCTGATGATCAATTTGAATATCGCCATGTCCAGCTGCCGAAGAACATGCTGAAAAAAATACCTGCCGACTACTTTGACAGTTCCAAAGGGACCCTCAAATTATTATGGGAAGAAGAGTGGCGAGCTCTTGGTATCACACAG AGTCTGGGCTGGGAACATTACGAAGTTCATGAACCAGAGCCGCATATTCTTTTGTTCAA CGTTTACACGGGCGTCGACAGTCCAGACACCGAGGAAGAGCCATCTCGACGTGCCGCTATCCAATGCACATTAGAATGCTCCCGGCAATTCAAAACTCCGTGCAATGAGTTCGATAAATGGAATATGGTATGA
- a CDS encoding uncharacterized protein (transcript_id=CADANIAT00008011) translates to MSDEVYEGAIGIDLGTTYSCVANYEGTNVEIIANEQGSYTTPSFVSFTDKERLIGEAAKNQAAMNPQNTIFDIKRLIGRRYEDPIVKKDVESWPFKVVDQGGNPAVEVEYLGETKTFTPQEISSMVLMKMKEVAETKLGKKVEKAVITVPAYFNDNQRQATKDAGAIAGLNVLRIINEPTAAAIAYGLGSGKSEKERNVLIYDLGGGTFDVSLLNIQGGVFTVKATAGDTHLGGQDFDTNLLEHFKKEFQKKTGKDLSGDSRALRRLRTACERAKRTLSNATQTSVEIDSLFDGEDFNTSITRARFEDLNAKSFSGTLEPVQQVLKDSGLAKNQVDEIVLVGGSTRIPRIQKLLSDFFDGKKLEKVSFLCHC, encoded by the exons ATGTCTGACGAGGTTTATGAGGGCGCCATTGGCATTGACCTTG GCACAACCTACTCCTGTGTTGCCAACTACGAAGGCACAAATGTGGAAATCA TTGCCAATGAACAGGGTAGTTACACAACCCCCTCGTTCGTCTCTTTCACCGACAAGGAGCGCTTGATTGGTGAGGCGGCCAAGAACCAGGCTGCCATGAACCCTCAGAACACTATCTTCGATATCAA GCGTCTTATCGGTCGCCGTTATGAGGACCCCATTGTCAAGAAGGATGTCGAATCTTGGCCCTTCAAGGTCGTCGACCAGGGCGGAAACCCTGCTGTTGAAGTCGAGTATCtcggagagaccaagacttTCACTCCTCAGGAAATCTCGTCCATGGTTCTGATGAAG ATGAAAGAAGTTGCCGAGACCAAACTTGGCAAGAAGGTTGAGAAGGCCGTCATTACTGTCCCCGCTTACTTCAACGACAACCAGCGTCAAGCCACCAAGGATGCCGGTGCCATCGCTGGTCTCAACGTCCTTCGTATCATTAACGAACCCACCGCCGCTGCTATCGCCTACGGCCTTGGGTCTGGAAAGTCCGAGAAGGAGCGTAACGTTCTCATCTACgatcttggtggtggt ACCTTCGACGTTTCGCTACTCAACATTCAAGGTGGCGTTTTCACCGTTAAGGCCACA GCTGGCGACACACATCTTGGAGGACAGGATTTCGATACGAATCTTCTTGAGCACTTCAAGAAGGAattccagaagaagaccggcaAGGACCTCTCCGGCGATTCCAGGGcccttcgtcgtcttcgaacCGCTTGCGAGCGTGCCAAGCGCACCCTCTCAAATGCCACTCAGACCAGTGTCGAGATTGACTCATTGTTTGATGGTGAAGATTTCAACACCTCTATCACCCGTGCTCGCTTTGAGGATCTGAATGCCAAGTCGTTCTCCGGTACTCTTGAGCCCGTTCAGCAGGTTCTTAAGGACTCCGGCCTTGCCAAGAACCAGGTCGACGAGATCGTGCTTGTTGGTGGTTCTACCCGTATTCCTCGCATCCAGAAGCTCCTCAGCGACTTTTTCGATggcaagaagctcgagaaggtCAGTTTCTTGTGCCACTGTTAA
- a CDS encoding uncharacterized protein (transcript_id=CADANIAT00008012), translated as MQAGDTHLGGQDFDTNLLEHFKKEFQKKTGKDLSGDSRALRRLRTACERAKRTLSNATQTSVEIDSLFDGEDFNTSITRARFEDLNAKSFSGTLEPVQQVLKDSGLAKNQVDEIVLVGGSTRIPRIQKLLSDFFDGKKLEKSINPDEAVAYGAAVQAGILSGKATSAETQDLLLLDVVPLSLGVAMEGNIFAPVVPRGQTVPTIKKRTFTTVVDNQTTVQFPVYQGERTNCADNTSLGEFTLAPIPPMRAGEAALECVFEVDVNGILKVTATEKSSGRSANITISNAVGKLSTTEIEQMIDDAAKFKTSDEAFTKRFESRQQLESYISRVEEIISDPTMSMKLKRGNREKIESALSDAMAQLEIEDSTPEDLKKKELALKRLITKAMATR; from the exons ATGCAGGCTGGCGACACACATCTTGGAGGACAGGATTTCGATACGAATCTTCTTGAGCACTTCAAGAAGGAattccagaagaagaccggcaAGGACCTCTCCGGCGATTCCAGGGcccttcgtcgtcttcgaacCGCTTGCGAGCGTGCCAAGCGCACCCTCTCAAATGCCACTCAGACCAGTGTCGAGATTGACTCATTGTTTGATGGTGAAGATTTCAACACCTCTATCACCCGTGCTCGCTTTGAGGATCTGAATGCCAAGTCGTTCTCCGGTACTCTTGAGCCCGTTCAGCAGGTTCTTAAGGACTCCGGCCTTGCCAAGAACCAGGTCGACGAGATCGTGCTTGTTGGTGGTTCTACCCGTATTCCTCGCATCCAGAAGCTCCTCAGCGACTTTTTCGATggcaagaagctcgagaag AGCATCAACCCCGATGAGGCTGTCGCCTATGGTGCCGCCGTTCAGGCCGGTATCCTCTCCGGGAAGGCAACTTCAGCCGAGACTCAGgatctcctccttctggATGTTGTTCCTCTATCTCTTGGTGTCGCGATGGAAGGTAACATCTTCGCTCCAGTCGTTCCTCGCGGCCAGACCGTCCCCACTATTAAGAAGCGTACCTTCACTACTGTGGTTGACAACCAAACCACTGTGCAGTTCCCTGTCTATCAGGGTGAGCGTACCAACTGCGCCGACAACACTTCTCTTGGAGAGTTCACTTTGGCTCCCATCCCACCTATgagagctggagaggctgctCTGGAGTGTGTCTTCGAGGTTGATGTCAATGGTATCCTCAAGGTCACCGCCACTGAGAAATCTTCTGGCCGCAGCGCCAATATCACTATCTCAAACGCTGTCGGCAAGCTTTCTACCACTGAGATTGAACAGATGATTGACG ATGCTGCCAAGTTCAAGACCAGTGATGAGGCCTTCACCAAACGATTTGAGTCCCGTCAACAGCTCGAGTCCTACATCTCTCGCGTTGAGGAAATCATCTCCGACCCTACAATGTCTATGAAACTCAAGCGTGGCAACAGGGAGAAGATCGAGTCTGCCCTCAGTGATGCCATGGCACAGCTCGAGATTGAGGATTCCACTCCCGAGGAtctcaagaagaaggagctggctCTCAAGAGACTCATCACTAAGGCCATGGCCACGCGGTAA
- a CDS encoding ribosome-recycling factor (transcript_id=CADANIAT00008013) yields MRPIAALPQFLKTSRIRAVRGIELQGYAFRRSFTSSPALNKSKKRDTLKQTDAGAKGQATIASDDPSDLSQLELGIATAVSRLKDELTKLRTGGRLCPETIESLRVQLSKGTKETARLGDLAQVVPKGGRMVAVLVSEESYMKPISSAILASNLSLTPQQDPHNALQLNIPIPPPTKESRDQTVLAAKAAMERAASNVRETRGIVHKRLQEMIKKKIARPDDARKAQDKMEKLTEKGQKEVKDLFEVAKKAMERT; encoded by the exons ATGCGTCCCATAGCCGCGCTTCCACAATTTCTTAAGACATCCCGAATCCGAGCCGTGCGCGGCATAGAACTCCAAGGTTATGCCTTCCGCCGAAGCTTCACTAGCTCCCCGGCCTTGAACAAAAGTAAAAAACGAGACACTTTGAAGCAAACAGATGCTGGCGCAAAAGGCCAGGCAACTATTGCTTCGGATGACCCGTCAGACCTTTCACAACTCGAACTCGGAATCGCAACCGCTGTCTCTCGActgaaggatgagctcaCAAAACTCCGCACCGGGGGAAGGCTGTGCCCTGAAACCATCGAAAGTCTCCGTGTGCAGCTGAGTAAGGGGACTAAAGAAACAGCGAGGCTGGGCGATCTGGCTCAGGTTGTCCCTAAGGGAGGACGAATGGTGGCGGTTTTGGTTTCCGAAGAAAGT TACATGAAGCCCATATCTTCGGCCATCCTGGCCTCAAACCTGTCCTTGACGCCACAACAAGACCCTCACAATGCCCTTCAACTCAATATCCCCATACCACCTCCGACTAAAGAATCTAGAGATCAGACGGTCCTTGCTGCGAAGGCAGCCATGGAGAGAGCCGCTAGCAATGTCCGCGAAACACGCGGTATTGTCCACAAACGCCTTCAAGAAATGATTAAGAAGAAGATTGCTAGACCAGACGACGCTCGGAAGGCACAGGACAAGATGGAGAAGTTGACAGAGAAGGGACAGAAGGAAGTGAAGGACTTATTCGAGGTCGCTAAAAAGGCTATGGAACGAACCTGA